A window of the Thermoanaerobaculales bacterium genome harbors these coding sequences:
- the surE gene encoding 5'/3'-nucleotidase SurE, whose amino-acid sequence MADGRRILLTNDDGYASEGIQALADSLEPVAEVWVVAPRIEQSAVSHALTLDRPLHIERLGERRFAVDGTPTDCVALGVASLMVVSPPDLVVSGINFGANMGVDVHYSGTVSAAFEGVILGCPALAVSQVRGEGFSFHVAAAIACRLAEWILDRGLAADTLLNVNVPVGRPRGVKLTRLGVRRYTEGVIEQVDPRGKQIYWIGGGEPVWEEIPGTDFHEVAAGYVSVTPLHLDMTDLRGLEALEAARPPWVGPWAPGERDR is encoded by the coding sequence ATGGCCGACGGCCGACGCATCCTCCTGACCAACGACGACGGCTACGCGTCCGAGGGCATTCAGGCCCTCGCGGACAGCCTGGAGCCGGTCGCCGAGGTCTGGGTGGTGGCCCCGAGGATCGAGCAGTCGGCGGTGTCGCACGCGCTCACCCTCGACCGGCCGCTCCACATCGAGCGCCTCGGCGAGCGGCGCTTCGCGGTCGACGGCACCCCGACCGACTGCGTGGCGCTCGGCGTGGCGAGCCTGATGGTGGTCTCGCCGCCCGACCTCGTCGTCTCGGGCATCAACTTCGGCGCCAACATGGGGGTCGACGTGCACTACTCGGGCACCGTGTCGGCGGCCTTCGAGGGCGTGATCCTCGGCTGCCCGGCGCTCGCGGTGTCCCAGGTCCGCGGTGAGGGCTTCTCGTTCCACGTCGCGGCCGCCATCGCCTGCCGGCTGGCGGAGTGGATCCTCGACCGCGGCCTGGCGGCGGACACCCTGCTCAACGTCAACGTGCCGGTCGGGAGGCCGCGCGGCGTCAAGCTGACCCGGCTGGGCGTCCGCCGTTACACCGAGGGTGTCATCGAGCAGGTCGACCCGAGGGGGAAGCAGATCTACTGGATCGGCGGCGGCGAGCCGGTGTGGGAGGAGATCCCGGGCACCGACTTCCACGAGGTGGCCGCGGGCTACGTGTCGGTGACCCCGCTCCACCTGGACATGACCGATCTCCGCGGCCTCGAAGCGCTCG